One Azoarcus sp. DN11 DNA segment encodes these proteins:
- a CDS encoding amino acid aminotransferase, whose product MFEHVDAYPGDPILTLVETFMQDPRTQKVNLGIGLYYDEEGRIPLLGSVRKAEVALAATPLPRSYLPMEGAADYRAAVQRLLFGPDHAALKAGRIATIQTIGGSGALKVGADLLKRYFPASEVWVSDPTWDNHRSIFEGAGIAVHDYPYYDAATGGVRFDAMLATLDTLPARSIVLLHPCCHNPTGVDLSQDQWRAVIAVAKERKLIPFLDIAYQGFGDSLDDDAFAIRALADAGVSFLVSNSFSKNLSFYGERCGGLSIVCKDADEAARVLGQMKFTVRRNYSSPPFHGGRVTAMVMDDPELYGEWTGEVEAMRTRIRAMRQKLHDVITARVPGRDFGYFVKQRGMFSYTGLSPEQVDRLREEFAVYLVRSGRMCVAGLNSRNVDYVAEAMAAVLKD is encoded by the coding sequence ATGTTCGAACATGTCGACGCCTACCCCGGCGATCCCATCCTCACCCTCGTCGAAACCTTCATGCAGGATCCGCGTACGCAGAAGGTCAACCTCGGCATCGGCCTGTACTACGACGAGGAAGGCCGCATCCCGCTGCTCGGCTCGGTGCGCAAGGCCGAAGTGGCGCTCGCCGCGACGCCGTTGCCGCGCTCCTACCTGCCGATGGAAGGTGCCGCCGACTACCGCGCCGCCGTGCAGCGCCTGCTCTTCGGCCCGGACCATGCGGCGCTCAAGGCCGGGCGCATCGCCACGATCCAGACCATCGGCGGTTCGGGCGCACTCAAGGTCGGCGCCGACCTGCTGAAGCGCTACTTCCCCGCGAGCGAGGTGTGGGTCAGCGACCCGACCTGGGACAACCATCGCTCGATCTTCGAGGGTGCCGGCATCGCCGTGCATGACTACCCCTATTACGACGCGGCGACCGGCGGCGTGCGCTTCGACGCCATGCTCGCGACGCTCGACACGCTGCCGGCCCGCAGCATCGTGCTGCTTCACCCGTGCTGCCACAACCCGACCGGCGTCGACCTGTCGCAGGACCAGTGGCGCGCGGTCATCGCCGTCGCGAAGGAACGCAAGCTCATCCCCTTCCTCGACATCGCCTACCAGGGCTTCGGCGACAGCCTCGACGACGACGCCTTCGCGATCCGCGCGCTCGCCGACGCCGGCGTGAGCTTCCTCGTCAGCAACTCCTTCTCCAAGAACCTCTCGTTCTACGGCGAGCGCTGCGGCGGCCTCTCCATCGTGTGCAAGGACGCCGACGAAGCCGCGCGCGTGCTCGGCCAGATGAAGTTCACCGTGCGCCGCAATTACTCCAGCCCGCCGTTCCACGGCGGTCGCGTCACCGCGATGGTGATGGACGACCCGGAACTGTACGGCGAATGGACCGGCGAGGTCGAGGCGATGCGCACCCGCATCCGCGCGATGCGCCAGAAGCTCCACGACGTCATCACCGCGCGCGTGCCGGGGCGCGACTTCGGCTACTTCGTCAAGCAGCGCGGCATGTTCAGCTACACCGGCCTGAGCCCCGAACAGGTCGACCGCCTGCGCGAGGAATTCGCCGTGTATCTGGTGCGCTCCGGCCGCATGTGCGTTGCCGGCCTCAACAGCCGCAACGTCGACTACGTTGCCGAAGCGATGGCGGCCGTCCTCAAGGACTGA
- a CDS encoding TRAP transporter substrate-binding protein encodes MTSISRRQFLTVAALAGAGVLSRTAFAQSGAGKPAEFKLKLGTDLPVTHSVNVRLKEAIDAIAAETNGRVAIQLFPNNQLGSDSDMMSQVRAGALELATFPGTVLSTLIPATSITGVGFAFGAYDKVWAAMDGEVGNHIRRAIEKVNLVPFDTVWDNGFRQITSSTRPIRTPEDLRNFKIRVPVVPLWVSMFKAIDAAPVSLPLSEAYQALQTKVADGQENPLALIDSAKFFEVQKYCSLTNHSWDGFWFIANARAWKSLPPDVQQVMTKHINAAARKQREDIARANVDLQKTLEAKGLAFNQVDGAAFRQLLSKNGFYAQWREKFGAEAWGLLQKYAGDIA; translated from the coding sequence ATGACAAGCATTTCCCGCAGACAATTCCTGACGGTCGCCGCGCTTGCCGGTGCAGGCGTGTTGAGCCGCACGGCTTTCGCTCAGTCAGGCGCGGGCAAGCCGGCGGAGTTCAAGCTGAAGCTCGGGACCGACCTGCCGGTGACCCACTCGGTCAACGTCCGCCTGAAGGAGGCCATCGATGCGATCGCCGCCGAAACCAATGGCCGCGTGGCGATCCAGTTGTTTCCGAACAACCAGCTCGGCAGCGACTCGGACATGATGTCGCAGGTCCGCGCCGGTGCCCTGGAGCTGGCGACCTTCCCGGGCACGGTGCTGTCGACGCTGATCCCGGCGACGTCGATTACCGGCGTGGGCTTCGCGTTCGGCGCCTATGACAAGGTGTGGGCGGCGATGGATGGCGAGGTCGGCAACCACATCCGGCGCGCGATCGAGAAAGTCAATCTCGTGCCGTTCGATACCGTGTGGGACAACGGCTTTCGCCAGATCACCAGCAGCACGCGCCCGATCCGCACGCCGGAAGACCTGCGCAACTTCAAGATCCGCGTGCCGGTCGTGCCGCTGTGGGTGTCGATGTTCAAGGCGATCGACGCCGCGCCGGTGAGCCTGCCGTTGAGCGAGGCCTACCAGGCGCTGCAGACGAAGGTGGCCGACGGCCAGGAGAACCCGCTCGCGCTGATCGATTCGGCCAAGTTCTTCGAGGTGCAGAAGTACTGCTCGCTGACGAACCACTCGTGGGACGGGTTCTGGTTCATCGCCAATGCGCGCGCGTGGAAGTCGCTGCCGCCCGACGTGCAGCAGGTGATGACGAAGCACATCAACGCGGCCGCGCGCAAGCAGCGCGAGGATATCGCGCGGGCGAACGTCGACCTGCAAAAGACCCTCGAAGCCAAGGGCCTGGCCTTCAATCAGGTCGATGGCGCGGCCTTCCGCCAGCTGCTGAGCAAGAACGGCTTCTATGCGCAATGGCGCGAGAAGTTCGGCGCCGAGGCGTGGGGCCTGCTGCAGAAATACGCCGGCGATATCGCCTGA
- a CDS encoding EAL domain-containing protein, with product MIPMPPLPARRSLFRQSLLVRLSTMFALGGLLVATILLIGNRVLDDAKLRLEDTVVRQVQPLAATHRLQALSNELRALELELPSAHDVFALSQYAERMRSGIEAMTAELAPFLTTLAATRPDDARRLEKHWLNYREDVEEIISLAATMNLAAVKSITSTRTRTRTAHAAISSILRELVSTTEHAATEAYVQAREEQQQQQRFFVTLSLGGFLFLAAVLVVFARSLSRRLRALRDAASRLAAGEDREPIAISGDDEISDLGRAFNTMQDMVVSRERSLRTAQEELEDRVTQRTRALATANARLWMLSQAVEQNPIGVLIANADRRVEYANAAYVRVTGRPADTLLASALPEPADREQSRAVDAEFRAALQTGGDWDGERRSRRPDGSEYWEHLRLVTMRNEHGAPAHMLLMREDISERRSQEEKVAYQAYYDNLTALPNRTLALDRLQQATGRASRDGTMCAVMFIDLDNFKQINDTLGHVAGDELLCQAAARLRSVIRAEDTVARLGGDEFLIILGIAKASDADAAASKIIQTFTPPFQIEGREFIASPSIGVSLYPNDGSEPAVLLRNADLAMYEAKDAGRNTFRFFNQQIHDDSVARMEMERELRGALERGELQVYFQPLVAARDGRLVGAEALLRWTHPVLGRVPPDRFIPIAEQSGLIVSIGNWVLDQACSHAAQWREACGGEFVMAVNVSPRQFANAGLVDTIKACVERYAIPRKQLEIEVTEGLLIRNPGEVREAMLALEAAGVTVALDDFGTGYSSLSYLRAFPFHTIKIDRSFIRDLSEDAEDCALVVAAIRMARALGLRVVAEGVETEVQSRFLARQESDVLQGYLFGPPVPAEDFAVDWVQNPTRGAFSS from the coding sequence ATGATTCCGATGCCTCCCCTTCCCGCCAGACGGAGCCTGTTCCGCCAGTCGCTGCTGGTGCGGCTGTCGACCATGTTCGCGCTGGGCGGCCTGCTGGTGGCGACGATCCTCCTGATCGGCAACCGCGTCCTCGATGACGCCAAGCTGCGGCTCGAGGATACGGTCGTCCGGCAGGTGCAGCCCCTGGCGGCAACGCACCGCCTGCAGGCGCTCAGCAACGAGCTGCGCGCGCTGGAACTCGAACTGCCCTCCGCGCACGACGTGTTCGCGCTGTCGCAGTACGCCGAACGGATGCGCTCCGGGATCGAGGCGATGACGGCGGAACTGGCCCCGTTCCTCACCACGCTCGCCGCCACCCGCCCGGACGACGCCCGGCGCCTGGAAAAGCACTGGCTCAATTACCGCGAGGACGTGGAGGAAATCATCAGCCTCGCGGCAACGATGAACCTCGCGGCCGTGAAGTCGATCACGAGCACGCGCACGCGCACGCGCACCGCGCATGCGGCGATATCGTCGATCCTGCGCGAACTGGTGAGCACCACCGAACACGCCGCGACCGAAGCCTACGTTCAGGCGCGCGAAGAGCAGCAGCAGCAGCAGCGCTTCTTCGTAACCCTGTCGCTGGGCGGCTTCCTGTTCCTCGCGGCGGTCCTGGTCGTGTTCGCACGCTCCCTGTCGCGCCGGCTGCGCGCCCTGCGGGATGCGGCGTCCCGCCTGGCGGCCGGCGAAGACCGCGAACCGATCGCGATCTCCGGCGACGACGAGATCAGCGACCTCGGGCGGGCGTTCAACACCATGCAGGACATGGTGGTGTCGCGCGAGCGCAGCCTGCGGACCGCGCAGGAAGAACTCGAGGATCGCGTCACGCAGCGCACACGCGCCCTGGCCACGGCCAACGCGCGCCTGTGGATGCTGTCGCAGGCCGTCGAACAGAATCCCATCGGCGTGCTGATCGCGAATGCCGACCGGCGCGTGGAGTACGCGAATGCCGCCTACGTGCGCGTCACCGGCCGCCCGGCGGACACGCTCCTCGCCAGTGCGCTGCCGGAGCCGGCCGACAGGGAACAGAGCCGGGCAGTCGATGCGGAATTCCGTGCCGCACTGCAGACCGGCGGGGACTGGGATGGCGAGCGCCGCAGCCGCCGCCCCGACGGCAGCGAGTACTGGGAACACCTGCGCCTGGTCACGATGCGCAACGAGCACGGGGCGCCGGCGCACATGCTGCTGATGCGCGAGGACATCTCGGAACGCCGCTCCCAGGAAGAAAAGGTCGCCTACCAGGCGTACTACGACAACCTCACGGCGCTGCCCAACCGCACGCTCGCGCTCGACCGCCTGCAGCAGGCGACGGGCCGCGCGAGCCGCGACGGCACGATGTGCGCGGTGATGTTCATCGACCTGGACAACTTCAAGCAGATCAACGACACCCTCGGCCACGTCGCCGGCGACGAACTCCTGTGCCAGGCGGCCGCACGGCTGCGCTCGGTGATCCGCGCGGAAGACACGGTCGCACGGCTGGGCGGCGACGAATTCCTCATCATCCTCGGCATCGCGAAGGCGAGCGACGCCGACGCGGCGGCGAGCAAGATCATCCAGACCTTCACGCCGCCCTTCCAGATCGAAGGCCGCGAGTTCATCGCCTCGCCGAGCATCGGCGTCTCGCTCTACCCCAACGACGGCAGCGAACCGGCCGTGCTGCTGCGCAACGCCGATCTTGCGATGTACGAGGCGAAGGACGCCGGCCGCAACACCTTCCGCTTCTTCAACCAGCAGATCCACGACGACTCCGTCGCGCGCATGGAGATGGAGCGCGAACTGCGCGGCGCGCTCGAGCGCGGCGAACTGCAGGTCTATTTCCAGCCCCTGGTCGCAGCGCGCGACGGCCGCCTCGTGGGCGCCGAGGCCCTGCTGCGCTGGACACACCCCGTGCTCGGTCGCGTCCCGCCGGACCGCTTCATCCCGATCGCGGAACAGAGCGGACTGATCGTCAGCATCGGCAACTGGGTGCTGGACCAGGCCTGTTCGCACGCGGCGCAGTGGCGCGAGGCCTGCGGCGGCGAATTCGTGATGGCGGTCAACGTGTCGCCGCGCCAGTTCGCCAACGCCGGGCTGGTCGACACGATCAAGGCCTGCGTGGAGCGCTACGCGATCCCGCGCAAACAGCTCGAGATCGAAGTCACCGAAGGGCTGCTGATCCGCAACCCGGGCGAAGTGCGCGAGGCCATGCTCGCCCTGGAAGCCGCCGGCGTGACCGTCGCGCTCGACGATTTCGGCACCGGCTACTCGTCACTGAGCTACCTGCGCGCCTTCCCGTTCCACACGATCAAGATCGACCGCAGCTTCATCCGCGACCTCTCCGAGGACGCCGAAGACTGCGCGCTCGTCGTCGCGGCGATCCGCATGGCGCGGGCATTGGGGCTGCGCGTGGTCGCCGAGGGGGTCGAAACCGAGGTCCAGTCGCGCTTCCTCGCGCGCCAGGAATCGGATGTCCTGCAGGGTTATCTTTTCGGCCCGCCGGTCCCGGCAGAGGATTTTGCGGTCGATTGGGTGCAAAATCCCACCCGTGGAGCATTTTCATCATGA
- a CDS encoding IS1182 family transposase, which produces MTSYLPYCPQQQMLLPQALQEWLPEGHLAYFISDAVDGLDLSAFHTRYAGGGPRNQPFHPAMMVKVLLYAYATGVFSSRKIARKLHEDVAFRVLAAGNFPAHRTLSDFRAVHLKELSELFVQVVRLAREMGLVKLGTVAIDGTKVKANASRHKAMSYGHMVKAEAELKRQIEALLNRAKAADDAERNEPELDVPAEIARREARLTAIAEARARLEQRQREADQARGRSDDDDRRPRGGDGKPKGGRYKRDFGVPEDKAQENFTDPDSRIMKRAGGGFDPGYNAQTAVDETAHIIVAAELTNNASDAGLLPGMLQVVRDTLAQRPRQALADTGYRSEQTFRELDGCGTELVVALGREGKRRLGFDRERSPHTAQMADKLDSEAGKTAYRKRKWIAEPPNGWIKNVLGFRQFSLRGLERVKAEWKLVCMALNLRRMSTLRTA; this is translated from the coding sequence ATGACGAGCTATCTGCCCTATTGCCCGCAGCAGCAGATGCTGCTGCCCCAGGCGCTGCAGGAGTGGCTACCCGAAGGCCACCTGGCGTACTTCATTAGCGACGCGGTCGACGGATTGGACCTGAGCGCGTTCCACACCCGGTATGCCGGGGGCGGACCGCGCAACCAGCCGTTTCATCCGGCCATGATGGTCAAGGTGCTGCTGTATGCGTACGCCACGGGCGTGTTCAGCTCGCGCAAGATCGCGCGCAAGCTGCACGAGGATGTGGCGTTCCGGGTGCTGGCGGCAGGCAACTTCCCGGCCCACCGCACGCTCAGCGACTTTCGCGCTGTCCACTTGAAGGAGCTGAGCGAGTTGTTCGTGCAGGTGGTGCGACTGGCTCGCGAGATGGGGCTGGTGAAGCTCGGGACGGTGGCCATCGACGGCACCAAGGTCAAGGCGAACGCCAGCCGCCACAAGGCGATGAGTTACGGCCACATGGTGAAGGCGGAGGCCGAATTGAAACGGCAGATCGAGGCGCTGCTCAATCGGGCCAAGGCCGCCGACGACGCCGAGAGGAACGAGCCCGAGCTGGATGTGCCGGCCGAGATCGCGCGGCGCGAGGCGCGGCTGACGGCGATTGCCGAAGCCCGGGCGCGGCTCGAGCAGCGCCAGCGCGAGGCCGATCAGGCGCGCGGGCGCAGCGACGATGACGACCGCCGTCCGCGCGGCGGTGACGGCAAACCGAAGGGTGGGCGCTACAAGCGCGACTTCGGGGTGCCCGAGGACAAGGCACAGGAGAACTTCACGGATCCAGACAGCCGCATCATGAAGCGCGCCGGCGGCGGGTTCGATCCGGGCTACAACGCCCAGACGGCGGTCGACGAGACCGCCCACATCATCGTGGCGGCCGAACTGACCAACAACGCCAGCGACGCCGGGCTACTGCCGGGGATGTTGCAGGTCGTGCGCGACACCCTCGCGCAGCGCCCGCGCCAGGCGCTGGCCGACACCGGCTACCGCTCGGAGCAGACGTTCCGGGAGCTCGACGGCTGCGGGACCGAACTGGTGGTGGCGCTGGGCCGGGAAGGCAAGCGCCGACTCGGTTTCGACCGTGAACGCAGTCCGCACACCGCGCAGATGGCCGACAAGCTCGATAGCGAGGCGGGCAAGACGGCTTACCGAAAACGGAAATGGATCGCCGAACCGCCCAACGGCTGGATCAAGAACGTATTGGGATTCCGGCAGTTCAGCCTGCGGGGCCTGGAGCGCGTCAAAGCGGAGTGGAAGCTCGTCTGTATGGCCCTGAACCTGCGCAGGATGAGCACACTGAGGACGGCATAA
- a CDS encoding HD-GYP domain-containing protein — MHAGDDRRTGSPGTEGRQDGRRELIAATDASIGMFVVELDRPWVGTPFLLQGFLIEDDETLDQLRDCCRFLYIDRSRSVGEHYAAPGSATPASSVGRTAPPRPLVEAAAPSGAGPLSFLEALALVRKGSLDATAARRLAGDAVADRPETRSVERELIRVSPVVTQTEAVFDQVIADVRENRNPDIGQVTGCVDDMLQSVKRNPDALLWLIRLKKYDLYSYRHALDVTVHLMVFAHSLGFSEDGATVMGVAGMMQDVGKLRLPERVLQKAGRLSRLEMEIAKSHVEFSTRIILQTPKPMPGLVEIVSRHHERIDGTGYPAGLRNGAIGLRAEMSGLVDTFCAMTSKRTYEEPRSTQRALEALVQMRDVKFSANVVDGFIQCIGLYPAGTLVELNTGEVAVVIAQNRVRRMQPRVLVLLCADKSPNRHPPTLDLLYSPQTPAGEPYRILRALPVGAYGIDPSEFYLS, encoded by the coding sequence ATGCACGCGGGCGACGACAGGCGGACGGGTTCTCCTGGCACTGAAGGCAGGCAGGACGGGCGGCGGGAGCTGATCGCGGCGACCGACGCGAGCATCGGCATGTTCGTCGTGGAGCTCGATCGCCCGTGGGTCGGCACGCCTTTCCTGCTGCAAGGCTTCCTGATCGAGGACGACGAGACGCTCGACCAGTTGCGCGACTGCTGCCGCTTCCTCTACATCGACCGCAGCCGCTCGGTCGGCGAACACTACGCGGCGCCCGGCAGCGCCACCCCGGCCTCGAGCGTCGGCCGGACGGCCCCGCCCCGGCCGCTGGTGGAGGCCGCCGCGCCTTCCGGAGCCGGCCCGCTGAGCTTTCTCGAGGCGCTCGCGCTGGTGCGCAAGGGCAGCCTCGACGCGACGGCGGCACGCCGGCTTGCGGGCGACGCCGTCGCGGACCGGCCCGAAACCCGCTCCGTCGAGCGCGAACTCATCCGCGTCTCCCCGGTGGTGACGCAGACCGAAGCAGTCTTCGACCAGGTCATCGCCGACGTGCGCGAGAACCGCAACCCGGACATCGGCCAGGTGACGGGATGCGTCGACGACATGCTCCAGAGCGTGAAGCGCAACCCGGATGCGCTGCTGTGGCTGATCCGGCTCAAGAAGTACGACCTCTACAGCTACCGGCACGCGCTCGATGTCACCGTGCACCTGATGGTGTTTGCGCACAGCCTGGGCTTTTCCGAGGACGGCGCGACGGTGATGGGGGTCGCCGGCATGATGCAGGACGTCGGCAAGCTCCGCCTGCCCGAGCGCGTGCTGCAGAAAGCCGGGCGGCTGAGCCGGCTCGAGATGGAGATCGCGAAGTCGCACGTCGAGTTCTCGACGCGCATCATCCTGCAGACCCCGAAGCCGATGCCGGGGCTGGTCGAGATCGTCAGCCGCCACCATGAACGCATCGACGGCACGGGCTATCCCGCCGGGCTGCGCAACGGCGCGATCGGACTGCGCGCCGAGATGTCCGGCCTGGTCGACACCTTCTGCGCGATGACCAGCAAGCGCACCTACGAGGAGCCGCGGAGCACGCAGCGCGCGCTGGAAGCGCTGGTGCAGATGCGCGACGTCAAGTTCTCGGCCAACGTCGTGGATGGATTCATCCAGTGCATCGGCCTGTACCCGGCCGGCACGCTGGTCGAACTCAACACCGGCGAAGTCGCCGTCGTCATCGCGCAGAACCGCGTGCGGCGGATGCAGCCGCGCGTGCTGGTGCTGCTGTGCGCGGACAAGTCGCCGAACCGCCATCCGCCCACCCTGGACCTGCTCTATTCGCCGCAGACCCCCGCCGGCGAACCGTACAGGATTCTGCGCGCGCTGCCCGTGGGGGCCTACGGCATCGATCCCTCGGAGTTCTACCTATCCTGA
- a CDS encoding GGDEF domain-containing phosphodiesterase, whose product MRAFTLAVPAETFDAAFANGVERRCTQPIAASQTVLFAQLLERPLWGTPEWLESLAAAWLDCQQQGAPRTLPTTACACLIEAVHAALHATGPAPGRAECDILVATAKLAQAVQAMLACASLDRLDLRVAAGEGVDPVTGLPTRTRFLHAIERLMSPPLQQPLGLLLLHVAWGPSAPEQLSAQRDRLRRALSDAMGRVLRPGDVLYSIADQEWALIMPELRSIGQVQLAARRLIEICERSPEHGVPQLRGSIHAGTACAPDDGLTAHDLEHAARAALHRAIRADVPVVCFHADMIARMEHEIDIEREIARTIAHPPFQLWLQPQIQLGSGRCAGAEALLRWQRDDGEWVPPPQIIETASRLGLMPGLSRWLLGQAARMIGELGAEGVEVPISLNLVAQDLHDEDLPELVAQALSTWKVAPSRLVLEVTESALIGDRDRAGRVIQRLRALGCGVSLDDFGTGFSSFAYMRDLPVSELKIDQLFVRDMLRSSRDHAIVTTVQALAHGFGMRVVAEGVEDQATADELQRIGCDFAQGFLYARAMPQRDFVPWVKARNAD is encoded by the coding sequence TTGCGGGCGTTCACGCTCGCCGTTCCTGCGGAAACCTTCGACGCCGCCTTTGCCAACGGGGTGGAGCGGCGCTGCACGCAGCCGATCGCGGCCAGCCAGACAGTGCTCTTCGCGCAGCTGCTGGAACGGCCCCTGTGGGGCACGCCGGAGTGGCTCGAATCACTCGCCGCGGCATGGCTCGACTGCCAGCAGCAGGGCGCCCCGCGAACGCTGCCGACCACCGCGTGCGCCTGTCTCATCGAAGCGGTGCATGCCGCGCTGCATGCCACGGGCCCGGCGCCCGGACGCGCCGAATGCGACATCCTCGTGGCAACGGCGAAGCTCGCGCAGGCCGTGCAGGCCATGCTCGCGTGCGCCTCGCTCGACCGCCTGGACCTGCGCGTGGCAGCGGGGGAAGGCGTGGATCCGGTCACCGGCCTGCCGACGCGCACGCGCTTCCTGCATGCGATCGAACGCCTGATGAGCCCCCCGCTGCAGCAGCCGCTCGGCCTGCTGCTCCTGCACGTCGCCTGGGGCCCGAGCGCGCCGGAACAACTCAGCGCCCAGCGCGACCGCCTGCGCCGGGCGCTGAGCGATGCGATGGGCCGCGTGCTGCGGCCGGGCGACGTGCTGTACTCGATCGCCGACCAGGAATGGGCGCTGATCATGCCGGAGCTGCGCAGCATCGGCCAGGTTCAGCTGGCCGCGCGGCGCCTGATCGAGATCTGCGAGCGCTCGCCCGAGCACGGCGTGCCGCAGCTGCGCGGCTCGATCCACGCGGGCACCGCCTGTGCGCCCGACGACGGCCTCACCGCTCACGACCTGGAGCACGCCGCGCGCGCCGCGCTGCATCGCGCGATCCGCGCCGACGTGCCGGTGGTGTGCTTCCACGCCGACATGATCGCGCGCATGGAACACGAGATCGACATCGAACGCGAAATCGCCCGCACGATCGCGCATCCGCCGTTCCAGCTGTGGCTGCAACCGCAGATCCAGCTCGGCAGCGGCCGCTGCGCGGGCGCCGAAGCCCTGCTGCGCTGGCAGCGCGACGACGGCGAATGGGTGCCTCCGCCGCAGATCATCGAGACTGCCAGCCGCCTCGGCCTGATGCCCGGCCTGTCGCGCTGGCTGCTCGGCCAGGCGGCACGCATGATCGGCGAACTCGGCGCCGAAGGCGTCGAGGTGCCGATATCGCTCAACCTCGTCGCGCAGGACCTGCATGACGAGGATCTTCCCGAGCTGGTCGCCCAGGCGCTGTCGACCTGGAAGGTAGCGCCCTCCCGCCTGGTGCTGGAGGTCACGGAAAGCGCGCTGATCGGCGACCGCGACCGCGCCGGGCGCGTCATCCAGCGCTTGCGCGCGCTCGGCTGCGGGGTGTCGCTGGACGATTTCGGCACGGGCTTCTCGTCGTTCGCCTACATGCGCGACCTGCCGGTGAGCGAGCTGAAGATCGACCAGCTCTTCGTGCGCGACATGCTGCGTTCGAGCCGCGACCACGCCATCGTCACGACGGTGCAGGCGCTCGCCCACGGCTTCGGCATGCGCGTCGTCGCCGAAGGGGTCGAGGATCAGGCCACGGCCGACGAGCTCCAGCGCATCGGCTGCGACTTCGCGCAGGGCTTCCTGTATGCGCGGGCGATGCCGCAGCGCGACTTCGTGCCCTGGGTGAAGGCGCGCAACGCGGACTAG